One part of the Mycobacterium marinum genome encodes these proteins:
- a CDS encoding biotin carboxylase, translating into MTAGNPEPKPPRVLNGLSDVRAFFHNNKLPLYFISPTPFNLLGIDRWVRNFFYLTYFDSFEGAHSRVFVPRRRDRRDFDGMGDVCNHLLRDPETLEFIARRGPGGKACFVMLDGETQALARQAGLEVIHPPAELRHRLGSKIVMTRLANEAGVPSVPHVIGRAGSYEELSTLAHDAGLGDDLVIEAAYGNAGSATFFVRGERDWDQCAADLVEQPEIKVMKRIRNVEVCIEGTVTRHGTVIGPAMTSLVGYPELTPSKGAWCGNDVWREVLPPAQTRAAREMVRKLGDVLSREGYRGYFEVDLLHDLDANELYLGEVNPRLSGASPMTNLTTEAYADMPLFLFHLLEYMDVEYELDIEEINTRWERGYGEDEVWGQLIMSETSPELELFTSTPRTGVWRLHHDGSVSFARQGNDWATLLDESEAFYMRVAAPGDLRCEGAQLGVLVTRGHLQTDDYQLTERCQRWVKGLKAHFASTPLTPAAPIVSRLVARA; encoded by the coding sequence GTGACCGCAGGTAATCCCGAGCCCAAGCCGCCCCGTGTGCTGAACGGTCTTTCGGACGTCCGCGCGTTCTTCCACAACAACAAGCTGCCGCTCTACTTCATCTCGCCGACGCCGTTCAACCTGCTAGGCATCGACCGATGGGTGCGAAATTTCTTCTACCTCACCTACTTTGACTCCTTCGAGGGCGCGCATTCGCGCGTGTTCGTGCCGCGGCGGCGTGACCGCAGGGATTTCGACGGCATGGGGGATGTGTGCAACCACCTGCTGCGTGATCCCGAGACGCTCGAGTTCATCGCGCGCCGGGGGCCCGGCGGCAAGGCCTGCTTTGTGATGCTGGACGGAGAGACCCAGGCCCTGGCGCGCCAGGCGGGGCTCGAGGTCATTCATCCCCCGGCGGAGCTGCGCCACCGGCTCGGCTCCAAGATCGTCATGACTCGCCTGGCCAACGAGGCGGGCGTGCCGAGCGTGCCGCACGTGATCGGGCGGGCCGGCTCCTACGAGGAGTTATCGACGCTGGCGCATGACGCCGGGCTGGGAGATGACCTGGTCATCGAGGCCGCATATGGCAACGCCGGCAGTGCGACGTTCTTCGTGCGCGGTGAGCGTGACTGGGACCAGTGCGCCGCTGACCTGGTGGAGCAGCCGGAAATCAAGGTCATGAAGCGCATCCGCAATGTCGAGGTGTGTATCGAGGGGACCGTGACCCGCCACGGCACCGTGATCGGCCCCGCGATGACGAGTCTGGTCGGTTACCCGGAGCTGACTCCGTCCAAAGGGGCCTGGTGCGGCAATGACGTCTGGCGTGAGGTGCTGCCGCCCGCCCAGACGCGCGCCGCGCGCGAGATGGTTCGAAAGCTGGGCGATGTCCTGAGCCGCGAGGGCTACCGCGGCTACTTCGAGGTTGACCTGTTGCACGATCTGGACGCAAACGAGCTCTACCTCGGCGAGGTGAACCCACGCCTGAGCGGGGCCAGCCCGATGACGAACCTGACCACCGAGGCCTACGCTGATATGCCGCTGTTCCTGTTCCACCTGCTCGAATACATGGACGTGGAATACGAGCTCGACATCGAGGAGATCAACACGCGCTGGGAACGCGGCTACGGCGAGGACGAGGTCTGGGGTCAGCTCATCATGTCGGAGACCTCGCCGGAGCTCGAGCTGTTCACCTCAACCCCACGCACCGGGGTGTGGCGCCTGCACCACGATGGCAGCGTGTCCTTCGCTCGTCAGGGCAACGACTGGGCCACGCTGCTCGACGAGTCCGAGGCGTTCTACATGCGGGTCGCCGCACCTGGCGACTTACGTTGCGAGGGAGCCCAACTCGGTGTGCTTGTCACCCGCGGGCATCTGCAGACCGACGACTACCAGCTCACTGAGCGCTGCCAGCGCTGGGTCAAGGGCCTCAAGGCGCACTTTGCCTCGACACCCCTGACGCCGGCCGCGCCGATCGTCTCGCGGCTCGTCGCACGCGCGTGA
- a CDS encoding AMP-dependent synthetase/ligase — protein MSKGDLAVIRHPSGVSVSTLPQAFQQTAAVAPDSVAIRTVGNQAVLTWRQYADRVRRIAAGLAALGVERGHTVGIMLRNRPEFHLVDTAVLHLGAIPFSIYNTSAPDQIKYLFSNAENKVVFTEKDFLPAINAAVADLAHVIVIDADADADAGMSLEQLESSGAKTDFNFDATWESVRPDDIATLIYTSGTTGPPKGVELTHANVIAEFSAIVELLGMQPTDRITSYLPHAHVADRVTAHYANMVFGVQVTDVADVKAIAEALPDARPTLWLGVPRVWHKIQAGIETKLAEAGGARKRLALWAIDTGIRAARQTLSGKSLSPALAISHKIADRLVLAKVREALGLDQLRWGVTGAAAMPVETLEFFWGLGIPVYEVWGESECVGGATSNRRDAIKLGSVGKPLRGVEVKVAGDGELLIRGPIVMRGYRHQPEKTAEAVDSDGWLYTGDIGTIDAQGFVTIVDRKKELLVNESGKNLSPSNIERAIQADCPLIDQVVAFGDARPYVTALVVLDRDTAAAQAAALGMADPSAAAFAQSRQAREMLTAAVREGNSKLSRVEQIKRFIIIGTAWDPGGDELTPTMKLKRKPIAQKYSTEIDKLYAATPGPEIVDLSRPD, from the coding sequence ATGAGCAAAGGCGATCTCGCGGTGATTCGCCACCCCAGCGGAGTATCGGTGTCCACCCTGCCCCAGGCTTTTCAGCAGACCGCGGCCGTAGCCCCGGACTCGGTGGCCATCCGCACGGTCGGAAACCAAGCCGTCCTCACCTGGCGCCAGTACGCCGATCGGGTGCGAAGGATCGCTGCCGGGTTGGCCGCTCTCGGGGTCGAACGCGGTCACACGGTGGGGATCATGCTGCGCAACCGTCCGGAGTTCCACTTGGTCGACACCGCGGTCCTGCATCTGGGCGCGATCCCGTTCTCGATCTACAACACTTCGGCTCCCGACCAGATCAAGTACCTGTTCAGCAACGCTGAGAACAAGGTCGTCTTCACCGAGAAGGACTTTCTGCCGGCCATCAATGCGGCCGTCGCCGACCTTGCTCACGTGATCGTGATCGACGCCGACGCCGACGCCGACGCCGGCATGAGCCTCGAACAGCTCGAATCCAGCGGGGCCAAAACCGATTTCAACTTCGATGCGACGTGGGAGTCCGTCCGGCCCGATGACATCGCCACCCTCATCTACACCTCGGGTACCACCGGCCCGCCCAAGGGCGTCGAGCTCACCCACGCCAATGTGATCGCCGAGTTCTCCGCGATCGTCGAGCTGCTTGGCATGCAGCCGACAGATCGGATCACCTCCTACCTGCCGCATGCACACGTCGCCGACCGCGTGACCGCGCACTACGCCAACATGGTCTTCGGAGTGCAGGTAACCGATGTCGCCGACGTCAAAGCGATCGCCGAGGCGTTACCGGACGCCCGCCCCACGTTATGGCTGGGGGTGCCCCGAGTCTGGCACAAGATCCAAGCTGGGATCGAAACCAAACTTGCCGAGGCCGGCGGAGCCAGGAAGCGGCTGGCCCTGTGGGCCATCGACACCGGCATCCGCGCTGCCCGTCAGACCTTGTCCGGCAAGTCCCTCTCCCCGGCACTGGCCATCAGCCACAAGATCGCCGACCGCCTCGTGTTGGCCAAGGTGCGTGAGGCGCTCGGCCTCGATCAACTGCGTTGGGGCGTCACCGGCGCCGCTGCCATGCCGGTCGAAACACTGGAATTCTTTTGGGGTCTAGGCATTCCCGTCTACGAAGTGTGGGGAGAATCGGAATGTGTGGGCGGCGCGACCTCCAATCGACGCGACGCCATCAAGCTCGGTTCGGTAGGTAAACCGCTGCGCGGCGTCGAGGTCAAGGTGGCCGGTGACGGCGAACTGCTGATCCGCGGACCGATCGTGATGCGCGGCTACCGGCACCAGCCAGAGAAGACCGCCGAGGCAGTCGACTCCGACGGCTGGTTGTACACCGGCGACATCGGCACCATCGATGCCCAAGGATTCGTCACCATCGTCGACCGCAAGAAGGAGTTGCTCGTCAACGAATCCGGAAAGAATCTCTCCCCCAGCAACATCGAGAGGGCGATCCAGGCCGATTGCCCCTTGATCGACCAGGTGGTCGCGTTCGGTGACGCACGTCCCTACGTGACCGCACTCGTTGTCCTCGATCGTGACACCGCCGCGGCGCAGGCCGCCGCCTTGGGCATGGCCGATCCGTCGGCGGCCGCGTTCGCCCAGAGCCGCCAGGCACGCGAAATGCTTACCGCCGCGGTCCGCGAGGGAAACTCCAAGCTCTCCCGGGTGGAACAGATCAAGCGGTTCATCATCATCGGCACCGCGTGGGATCCGGGCGGAGACGAACTCACCCCGACGATGAAACTCAAACGCAAACCCATCGCGCAGAAGTATTCGACCGAGATCGACAAGCTCTACGCCGCAACGCCCGGCCCGGAGATCGTCGACCTATCCAGGCCCGACTGA